A genomic stretch from Arachis stenosperma cultivar V10309 chromosome 3, arast.V10309.gnm1.PFL2, whole genome shotgun sequence includes:
- the LOC130968485 gene encoding BTB/POZ domain-containing protein DOT3 isoform X2, whose protein sequence is MKPLQVTQAQQDPQSHTDCIDQASDKSIVVPNKHVTIADSFKGEHSWFITTHIPTDFSIQVQETTYNVHKFPLISKCGYLGRLEVQPLISNSGKELNLENFPGGSKTFETILKFCYGFPIDFNPENVAALRCAAEFLEMTEELEDGNLISKSEAFLTFVVLASWKDTITVLKSCETLSPWAENLQIVRRCCDSIAWKATKDELTCEDAAPSQETWWFNDVADFRIDHFMRIISAIRAKGTKPEIIGKCIMQYAKRWLPGMDMELEGIRGYGHGKSSLEFSIFTGRKKESTGHSKDQRTIIENLVSIIPPQQGAVSCKFLLQILKLARMYSVSQALTSYLEKRISTVLEDAEVNDLLIPRYQNEEMANMPNSSDECTMHDVDVVQRIVEYFLMHEQQQMQQQPKLGRFNISRLLDNYLAEISRDPNLSITKFQVLAELLPENTRTCDDGLYRAIDTYLKTHPSLTEHDRRRLCKTMNCEKLSLDGCTHAAQNDRLPLRTVVQVLFSEQVKMRAAMQEKEQEQSGINSEQDENQTSASMDIKTLKSELEHVKSKMIELQKDYFELQREYEKLNKPKNSTGWSLNWRKIKNSFHVKPAGDEIGDEQDVPKSPEPVQQKGTPRRRTSMS, encoded by the exons ATGAAGCCTCTTCAAGTGACACAAGCACAACAAGACCCTCAGAGTCACACCGATTGCATTGATCAAGCTTCAGACAAAAGCATAGTAGTTCCCAACAAACATGTCACAATAGCTGATAGCTTCAAAGGCGAACATTCATG GTTCATCACTACTCATATCCCAACAGACTTTTCAATTCAAGTCCAAGAAACCACCTACAATGTTCACAAG TTCCCATTGATATCAAAATGTGGCTACTTAGGAAGATTGGAAGTCCAGCCTTTGATCTCGAATTCTGGCAAGGAGCTCAACCTCGAAAACTTTCCAGGTGGATCCAAGACATTTGAAACAATTCTAAAATTCTGCTATGGCTTCCCTATAGATTTCAACCCAGAAAATGTGGCTGCACTGAGATGCGCAGCGGAATTCCTAGAGATGACCGAAGAACTAGAAGATGGAAATCTCATTTCCAAGTCTGAAGCTTTCCTAACATTTGTTGTGCTCGCTTCATGGAAAGACACCATCACTGTACTGAAATCTTGCGAAACTTTATCTCCATGGGCTGAGAACCTCCAAATTGTCAGAAGATGCTGTGATTCCATTGCTTGGAAAGCTACTAAAGATGAACTCACTTGCGAAGACGCAGCGCCTAGTCAAGAGACCTGGTGGTTCAATGATGTAGCCGACTTCCGCATTGATCACTTTATGCGGATCATTTCAGCAATAAGGGCGAAAGGAACTAAACCAGAGATCATAGGTAAATGTATCATGCAGTATGCAAAGAGATGGCTACCAGGAATGGATATGGAGTTAGAAGGAATAAGAGGATATGGTCATGGAAAAAGTAGCCTAGAGTTCAGTATTTTTACTgggagaaagaaagaaagcacaGGACACAGCAAGGATCAaaggacaattattgaaaaCCTAGTCAGCATAATTCCCCCTCAGCAAGGAGCTGTGTCATGCAAATTTTTGTTGCAGATATTAAAGCTGGCAAGGATGTATTCTGTATCGCAAGCTCTGACTTCATATCTGGAAAAGAGAATCAGTACGGTTTTGGAAGATGCTGAGGTGAATGATCTTTTAATTCCAAGATATCAAAATGAAGAAATGGCCAA CATGCCTAATTCTTCAGATGAATGCACTATGCACGACGTAGATGTAGTGCAACGAATTGTGGAATACTTCTTGATGCATGAACAACAGCAAATGCAACAGCAACCAAAGTTGGGGAGATTTAACATTAGCAGGCTCTTGGACAATTACCTAGCTGAAATTTCAAGAGATCCAAATCTTTCAATTACTAAGTTCCAAGTTTTAGCTGAATTGTTACCTGAAAACACTCGAACATGTGATGATGGTCTATATAGAGCCATTGACACCTATCTCAAG ACCCATCCTTCACTGACAGAACATGACCGTAGAAGACTATGCAAAACAATGAATTGTGAGAAACTTTCACTTGATGGGTGTACACATGCTGCACAAAATGATAGACTGCCTCTAAGAACAGTTGTACAG GTTCTATTTTCAGAGCAAGTAAAGATGAGAGCCGCAATGCAAGAGAAAGAGCAAGAACAAAGTGGAATTAATTCTGAACAGGATGAAAACCAAACATCTGCAAGTATGGACATCAAAACACTCAAATCAGAGCTTGAGCACGTAAAGTCCAAGATGATAGAACTGCAGAAAGATTACTTCGAATTGCAACGGGAGTATGAAAAGTTGAACAAGCCGAAAAATTCAACTGGCTGGAGTTTAAATTGGAGGAAGATTAAGAACTCATTTCATGTAAAACCAGCAGGAGATGAAATTGGAGATGAACAGGATGTACCAAAGTCACCAGAACCTGTTCAACAAAAAGGAACCCCTAGAAGAAGGACCTCGATGTCTTAA
- the LOC130968485 gene encoding BTB/POZ domain-containing protein DOT3 isoform X1 → MKPLQVTQAQQDPQSHTDCIDQASDKSIVVPNKHVTIADSFKGEHSWFITTHIPTDFSIQVQETTYNVHKFPLISKCGYLGRLEVQPLISNSGKELNLENFPGGSKTFETILKFCYGFPIDFNPENVAALRCAAEFLEMTEELEDGNLISKSEAFLTFVVLASWKDTITVLKSCETLSPWAENLQIVRRCCDSIAWKATKDELTCEDAAPSQETWWFNDVADFRIDHFMRIISAIRAKGTKPEIIGKCIMQYAKRWLPGMDMELEGIRGYGHGKSSLEFSIFTGRKKESTGHSKDQRTIIENLVSIIPPQQGAVSCKFLLQILKLARMYSVSQALTSYLEKRISTVLEDAEVNDLLIPRYQNEEMANMPNSSDECTMHDVDVVQRIVEYFLMHEQQQMQQQPKLGRFNISRLLDNYLAEISRDPNLSITKFQVLAELLPENTRTCDDGLYRAIDTYLKTHPSLTEHDRRRLCKTMNCEKLSLDGCTHAAQNDRLPLRTVVQSQHDRSDGCHLNTTQVMQVLFSEQVKMRAAMQEKEQEQSGINSEQDENQTSASMDIKTLKSELEHVKSKMIELQKDYFELQREYEKLNKPKNSTGWSLNWRKIKNSFHVKPAGDEIGDEQDVPKSPEPVQQKGTPRRRTSMS, encoded by the exons ATGAAGCCTCTTCAAGTGACACAAGCACAACAAGACCCTCAGAGTCACACCGATTGCATTGATCAAGCTTCAGACAAAAGCATAGTAGTTCCCAACAAACATGTCACAATAGCTGATAGCTTCAAAGGCGAACATTCATG GTTCATCACTACTCATATCCCAACAGACTTTTCAATTCAAGTCCAAGAAACCACCTACAATGTTCACAAG TTCCCATTGATATCAAAATGTGGCTACTTAGGAAGATTGGAAGTCCAGCCTTTGATCTCGAATTCTGGCAAGGAGCTCAACCTCGAAAACTTTCCAGGTGGATCCAAGACATTTGAAACAATTCTAAAATTCTGCTATGGCTTCCCTATAGATTTCAACCCAGAAAATGTGGCTGCACTGAGATGCGCAGCGGAATTCCTAGAGATGACCGAAGAACTAGAAGATGGAAATCTCATTTCCAAGTCTGAAGCTTTCCTAACATTTGTTGTGCTCGCTTCATGGAAAGACACCATCACTGTACTGAAATCTTGCGAAACTTTATCTCCATGGGCTGAGAACCTCCAAATTGTCAGAAGATGCTGTGATTCCATTGCTTGGAAAGCTACTAAAGATGAACTCACTTGCGAAGACGCAGCGCCTAGTCAAGAGACCTGGTGGTTCAATGATGTAGCCGACTTCCGCATTGATCACTTTATGCGGATCATTTCAGCAATAAGGGCGAAAGGAACTAAACCAGAGATCATAGGTAAATGTATCATGCAGTATGCAAAGAGATGGCTACCAGGAATGGATATGGAGTTAGAAGGAATAAGAGGATATGGTCATGGAAAAAGTAGCCTAGAGTTCAGTATTTTTACTgggagaaagaaagaaagcacaGGACACAGCAAGGATCAaaggacaattattgaaaaCCTAGTCAGCATAATTCCCCCTCAGCAAGGAGCTGTGTCATGCAAATTTTTGTTGCAGATATTAAAGCTGGCAAGGATGTATTCTGTATCGCAAGCTCTGACTTCATATCTGGAAAAGAGAATCAGTACGGTTTTGGAAGATGCTGAGGTGAATGATCTTTTAATTCCAAGATATCAAAATGAAGAAATGGCCAA CATGCCTAATTCTTCAGATGAATGCACTATGCACGACGTAGATGTAGTGCAACGAATTGTGGAATACTTCTTGATGCATGAACAACAGCAAATGCAACAGCAACCAAAGTTGGGGAGATTTAACATTAGCAGGCTCTTGGACAATTACCTAGCTGAAATTTCAAGAGATCCAAATCTTTCAATTACTAAGTTCCAAGTTTTAGCTGAATTGTTACCTGAAAACACTCGAACATGTGATGATGGTCTATATAGAGCCATTGACACCTATCTCAAG ACCCATCCTTCACTGACAGAACATGACCGTAGAAGACTATGCAAAACAATGAATTGTGAGAAACTTTCACTTGATGGGTGTACACATGCTGCACAAAATGATAGACTGCCTCTAAGAACAGTTGTACAG agcCAACATGACCGGAGTGATGGCTGTCATCTGAACACTACACAAGTCATGCAGGTTCTATTTTCAGAGCAAGTAAAGATGAGAGCCGCAATGCAAGAGAAAGAGCAAGAACAAAGTGGAATTAATTCTGAACAGGATGAAAACCAAACATCTGCAAGTATGGACATCAAAACACTCAAATCAGAGCTTGAGCACGTAAAGTCCAAGATGATAGAACTGCAGAAAGATTACTTCGAATTGCAACGGGAGTATGAAAAGTTGAACAAGCCGAAAAATTCAACTGGCTGGAGTTTAAATTGGAGGAAGATTAAGAACTCATTTCATGTAAAACCAGCAGGAGATGAAATTGGAGATGAACAGGATGTACCAAAGTCACCAGAACCTGTTCAACAAAAAGGAACCCCTAGAAGAAGGACCTCGATGTCTTAA
- the LOC130967235 gene encoding uncharacterized protein LOC130967235 → MAHVLNIPLIPLIPTSSNNTNNIHEIAFKTVPSATKLEIKQLLQSFYGLEVQKVRTLNMKGKTKRVWLAKGESLVGNKPDYKKAYVTLKNPLSNYPIFYPSPATIVHDEYMKKNKKMMTLQ, encoded by the coding sequence ATGGCACATGTTCTAAACATTCCTCTGATTCCTCTTATACCCACTTCCTCAAACAACACCAACAACATCCACGAAATTGCGTTCAAGACGGTCCCTTCAGCTACGAAGCTCGAAATTAAGCAGTTGCTCCAATCTTTCTACGGCTTGGAGGTTCAAAAGGTGCGAACTTTGAACATGAAGGGCAAAACGAAGCGTGTTTGGCTTGCAAAAGGTGAATCCTTGGTTGGAAACAAACCCGATTATAAGAAGGCCTACGTCACCCTCAAGAACCCACTTTCCAACTACCCCATTTTTTATCCTTCACCTGCCACTATCGTACATGACGAATAcatgaagaagaacaagaagatgatGACCTTGCAGTGA
- the LOC130968487 gene encoding UDP-N-acetylglucosamine transporter ROCK1 codes for MAPKSTQSSQAMNGRVLFYSLLLTLQYGAQPLISKRFIRREVIVTSSVLTCEIAKVVCALFFMAKEGSLRRAYKEWTLVGALTASGLPAAIYALQNSLLQISYRNLDSLTFSILNQTKIFFTAIFTYLILRQKQSIQQIGALFLLIVAAVLLSIREGSSKDSTGGHADQILFYGIVPVLVASVLSGLASALCQWASQVKKHSSYLMTIEMSIVGSLCLLASTLKSPDGEAIRQHGFFYAWTPLTLIPVIFNAVGGILVGLVTSHAGGVRKGFVIVSALLVTALLQFLFEGEPPSMYCLVALPIVVSSISIYQKYPYQIKIKKKES; via the exons ATGGCGCCAAAGTCCACCCAATCTTCGCAAGCCATGAATGGCAGAGTTCTCTTCTATTCCCTCCTTCTCACTCTCCAGTACGGTGCACAGCCTTTGATCTCCAAACGTTTCATCAG ACGTGAGGTTATTGTGACTTCATCTGTTTTGACATGTGAGATTGCAAAG GTTGTGTGTGCTTTATTTTTCATGGCAAAAGAAGGTAGTCTGAGAAGAGCATATAAAGAGTGGACATTGGTTGGTGCATTGACTGCATCAGGACTTCCTGCAGCTATATATGCACTGCAAAATAGTTTGTTGCAAATCTCTTACAGGAATCTCGATTCACTCACTTTTTCAATACTCAATcagacaaaaatatttttcactgCAATCTTTACTTATTTAATACTGAG GCAAAAACAATCAATTCAGCAAATTGGGGCCTTGTTCTTGTTAATAGTTGCAGCAGTTCTTCTAAGCATTCGCGAAGGCTCTAGCAAAGACTCTACTGGTGGGCATGCAGATCAAATTTTGTTTTATGGAATTGTTCCTGTATTGGTTGCTTCAGTGCTATCTGGACTAGCTTCTGCCTTGTGTCAATGGGCATCTCAG GTCAAGAAGCACTCATCATATTTGATGACAATAGAAATGTCCATTGTTGGGAGTCTATGTCTGCTTGCCAGTACTTTGAAATCTCCAGATGGGGAAGCTATAAGACAACATGGGTTCTTTTATGCTTGGACTCCTCTAACCCTG ATACCAGTAATTTTCAATGCCGTTGGTGGAATTCTCGTTGGTTTAGTTACAAGTCATGCTGGTGGTGTTAGAAAG GGTTTTGTCATCGTTTCTGCTTTACTTGTCACAGCATTGCTACAGTTCTTATTCGAAGGAGAACCACCTTCAATGTATTGCCTTGTGGCTCTTCCAATAGTGGTTAGTAGTATCTCAATATACCAGAAATACCCGTACCAGATTAAGATTAAGAAGAAGGAATCATAA